One Nicotiana tomentosiformis chromosome 4, ASM39032v3, whole genome shotgun sequence genomic window carries:
- the LOC104116607 gene encoding uncharacterized protein isoform X2: MIQCVGRALFLVLVSTPAITTRTKLSIPFHSRSCSPFSQRAMAKTMPSAKKVRHEMEMFGDVRVDNYYWLRDDSRSDPEVLSYLHQENAYTDSVMSGTKQLEDRIYTEIRGRIKEDDISAPSRRGPYYYYRRNLEGKEYVQHCRCYVPTSTAPTSVYDTMPTGPDAPPEHIILDENVKVLEHTYYSIGSFKVSPNNKLVAYAEDTKGDEIYTVYVINAESGILVGKPLVGAITSYLEWAGDEALVYITMDGILRPDKAWLHKLGTNQSDDSCLYHEKDETFSLDLQASESKKYLFVASESKNTRFVFYLDTSKPENNLLVLTPRMTGIDTSASHRGDHFFIQRRSDECFNSELLACPVENISATTVLLPHRPSVKLQDIQLFTDHLAVHERENGLPRITVYRLPAVGEPLERLQGGRAVDFVDPVFSADPLESEFESSVLRFSYSSMRTPLSVYDYDMDTGVSVLKKIETVLGGFDASNYVTERQWATASDGIQIPISIIYRKDLVKLDGSDPLLLYGYGSYEICIDPTFKASRLSLLDRGFIYTIAHIRGGGEMGRQWYENGKLLKKKNTFTDFIACAEYLIDKKYCSKEKLCINGRSAGGLLIGAVVNMRPDLFKAAVAGVPFVDVVTTMLDPTIPLTTSEWEEWGDPRKEEFYSYIKSYSPVDNVKAQNYPDILVTAGLNDPRVMYSEPAKFVAKLRDMKTDDNLHLLKCEMGAGHFSKSGRFEKLQEDAFTYTFILNALTDQQ, encoded by the exons ATGATTCAGTGCGTCGGGCGAGCATTGTTTTTAGTGTTGGTTTCTACTCCGGCTATCACTACTAGGACTAAGCTGTCAATTCCATTCCATTCCAGATCTTGTTCCCCATTCTCTCAGCGAGCCATGGCAAAGACCATGCCGTCGGCGAAGAAAGTGAGGCACGAAATGGAGATGTTCGGGGACGTTAGAGTGGACAACTACTACTGGCTCCGCGACGACTCTCGCTCTGACCCAGAGGTCCTCTCTTATCTCCACCAAGAAAATGCTTACACTGATTCTGTAATGTCTG GGACCAAACAATTAGAGGATCGTATTTATACTGAGATAAGAGGAAGAATTAAAGAAGATGACATATCTGCACCATCACGGAGAGGACCATACTACTACTACAGGAGGAACTTGGAGGGTAAGGAATATGTCCAACACTGTAGATGCTATGTGCCTACAAGTACAGCTCCAACATCTGTTTATGATACAATGCCAACTGGACCTGATGCTCCTCCAGAGCATATCATCTTGGATGAGAATGTCAAAGTGCTAGAGCACACATACTACAGCATTGGTAGTTTCAAA GTCAGTCCAAATAACAAGTTAGTTGCATATGCAGAGGACACCAAAGGAGATGAGATATACACTGTTTATGTTATCAATGCAGAGTCAGGAATTTTGGTTGGGAAACCTCTGGTTGGTGCCATTACATCATATCTTGAATGGGCAGGTGATGAAGCCTTAGTTTACATCACAATGGATGGGATCCTTCGACCAGACAAG GCCTGGTTGCATAAATTGGGAACTAACCAGTCAGATGACTCTTGCCTTTATCATGAAAAGGACGAGACATTTTCTTTGGATCTTCAGGCATCCGAGAGCAAGAAATATTTATTTGTTGCATCCGAGAGTAAAAATACAAGATTTGTCTTTTATCTAGACACTTCAAAACCTGAAAATAATTTGTTGGTATTAACACCACGTATGACTGGCATTGACACATCAGCTAGTCATCGTGGAGACCATTTCTTCATCCAGAGGAGAAGTGATGAATGTTTTAATTCAGAATTACTTGCATGCCCTGTGGAAAATATATCTGCTACCACTGTTCTCCTTCCTCACCGTCCAAG TGTCAAGCTCCAGGACATACAACTTTTTACGGACCATCTTGCTGTTCATGAACGTGAAAATGGTCTACCTAGAATAACTGTATATCGCCTTCCTGCTGTTGGAGAGCCACTAGAAAGACTTCAAGGTGGTCGTGCTGTTGATTTTGTTGATCCTGTTTTCTCTGCGGATCCATTAGAATCAGAATTCGAATCCAGCGTACTCAGGTTTTCTTATAGCTCAATGAGAACCCCGCTTTCTGTATATGACTATGATATGGACACAGGGGTTTCGGTGCTGAAGAAGATTGAGACG GTACTGGGAGGCTTTGATGCATCAAATTATGTAACTGAGAGGCAATGGGCTACTGCTTCAGATGGCATACAGATACCTATATCAATAATCTATCGAAAAGATCTTGTAAAGCTTGATGGCTCAGATCCATTGCTTCTTTATGGTTATGGATCCTACGAG ATATGTATTGATCCCACTTTCAAGGCGTCACGGTTGTCTTTGTTAGACAGGGGTTTCATTTATACTATTGCTCACATTCGTGGAGGTGGTGAAATGGGGAGGCAATGGTATGAAAATGGGAAActgttaaaaaagaaaaatacctTCACAGATTTCATTGCGTGTGCGGAGTATTTAATAGACAAGAAGTACTGTTCCAAGGAAAAACTTTGTATCAATGGAAGAAGTGCAGGTGGATTGCTGATCGGTGCTGTTGTTAATATGCGGCCTGATTTGTTTAAAGCCGCTGTTGCTGGGGTTCCTTTTGTAGATGTTGTAACTACAATGCTTGATCCAACTATTCCATTAACAACTTCAGAGTGGGAG GAATGGGGTGATCCACGTAAGGAAGAATTCTATTCCTATATAAAGTCATATTCCCCTGTTGATAAT GTCAAAGCACAGAACTATCCGGACATTCTCGTTACAGCTGGTTTGAATG ATCCACGTGTTATGTACTCTGAGCCAGCCAAGTTTGTAGCCAAGTTGAGAGATATGAAGACGGATGATAATTTACACTTGCTCAAATGTGAAATGGGTGCAGGACATTTTTCAAAATCTGGAAG ATTTGAGAAGCTCCAGGAGGATGCCTTTACGTACACTTTCATACTCAATGCTTTGACTGATCAGCAATGA
- the LOC104116607 gene encoding uncharacterized protein isoform X1 has product MIQCVGRALFLVLVSTPAITTRTKLSIPFHSRSCSPFSQRAMAKTMPSAKKVRHEMEMFGDVRVDNYYWLRDDSRSDPEVLSYLHQENAYTDSVMSGTKQLEDRIYTEIRGRIKEDDISAPSRRGPYYYYRRNLEGKEYVQHCRCYVPTSTAPTSVYDTMPTGPDAPPEHIILDENVKVLEHTYYSIGSFKVSPNNKLVAYAEDTKGDEIYTVYVINAESGILVGKPLVGAITSYLEWAGDEALVYITMDGILRPDKAWLHKLGTNQSDDSCLYHEKDETFSLDLQASESKKYLFVASESKNTRFVFYLDTSKPENNLLVLTPRMTGIDTSASHRGDHFFIQRRSDECFNSELLACPVENISATTVLLPHRPSVKLQDIQLFTDHLAVHERENGLPRITVYRLPAVGEPLERLQGGRAVDFVDPVFSADPLESEFESSVLRFSYSSMRTPLSVYDYDMDTGVSVLKKIETVLGGFDASNYVTERQWATASDGIQIPISIIYRKDLVKLDGSDPLLLYGYGSYEICIDPTFKASRLSLLDRGFIYTIAHIRGGGEMGRQWYENGKLLKKKNTFTDFIACAEYLIDKKYCSKEKLCINGRSAGGLLIGAVVNMRPDLFKAAVAGVPFVDVVTTMLDPTIPLTTSEWEEWGDPRKEEFYSYIKSYSPVDNVKAQNYPDILVTAGLNDPRVMYSEPAKFVAKLRDMKTDDNLHLLKCEMGAGHFSKSGRDASHCIPSIMFVPPKKKGKKSCVMAKSESSTYRPLQTLLHLTILPLPI; this is encoded by the exons ATGATTCAGTGCGTCGGGCGAGCATTGTTTTTAGTGTTGGTTTCTACTCCGGCTATCACTACTAGGACTAAGCTGTCAATTCCATTCCATTCCAGATCTTGTTCCCCATTCTCTCAGCGAGCCATGGCAAAGACCATGCCGTCGGCGAAGAAAGTGAGGCACGAAATGGAGATGTTCGGGGACGTTAGAGTGGACAACTACTACTGGCTCCGCGACGACTCTCGCTCTGACCCAGAGGTCCTCTCTTATCTCCACCAAGAAAATGCTTACACTGATTCTGTAATGTCTG GGACCAAACAATTAGAGGATCGTATTTATACTGAGATAAGAGGAAGAATTAAAGAAGATGACATATCTGCACCATCACGGAGAGGACCATACTACTACTACAGGAGGAACTTGGAGGGTAAGGAATATGTCCAACACTGTAGATGCTATGTGCCTACAAGTACAGCTCCAACATCTGTTTATGATACAATGCCAACTGGACCTGATGCTCCTCCAGAGCATATCATCTTGGATGAGAATGTCAAAGTGCTAGAGCACACATACTACAGCATTGGTAGTTTCAAA GTCAGTCCAAATAACAAGTTAGTTGCATATGCAGAGGACACCAAAGGAGATGAGATATACACTGTTTATGTTATCAATGCAGAGTCAGGAATTTTGGTTGGGAAACCTCTGGTTGGTGCCATTACATCATATCTTGAATGGGCAGGTGATGAAGCCTTAGTTTACATCACAATGGATGGGATCCTTCGACCAGACAAG GCCTGGTTGCATAAATTGGGAACTAACCAGTCAGATGACTCTTGCCTTTATCATGAAAAGGACGAGACATTTTCTTTGGATCTTCAGGCATCCGAGAGCAAGAAATATTTATTTGTTGCATCCGAGAGTAAAAATACAAGATTTGTCTTTTATCTAGACACTTCAAAACCTGAAAATAATTTGTTGGTATTAACACCACGTATGACTGGCATTGACACATCAGCTAGTCATCGTGGAGACCATTTCTTCATCCAGAGGAGAAGTGATGAATGTTTTAATTCAGAATTACTTGCATGCCCTGTGGAAAATATATCTGCTACCACTGTTCTCCTTCCTCACCGTCCAAG TGTCAAGCTCCAGGACATACAACTTTTTACGGACCATCTTGCTGTTCATGAACGTGAAAATGGTCTACCTAGAATAACTGTATATCGCCTTCCTGCTGTTGGAGAGCCACTAGAAAGACTTCAAGGTGGTCGTGCTGTTGATTTTGTTGATCCTGTTTTCTCTGCGGATCCATTAGAATCAGAATTCGAATCCAGCGTACTCAGGTTTTCTTATAGCTCAATGAGAACCCCGCTTTCTGTATATGACTATGATATGGACACAGGGGTTTCGGTGCTGAAGAAGATTGAGACG GTACTGGGAGGCTTTGATGCATCAAATTATGTAACTGAGAGGCAATGGGCTACTGCTTCAGATGGCATACAGATACCTATATCAATAATCTATCGAAAAGATCTTGTAAAGCTTGATGGCTCAGATCCATTGCTTCTTTATGGTTATGGATCCTACGAG ATATGTATTGATCCCACTTTCAAGGCGTCACGGTTGTCTTTGTTAGACAGGGGTTTCATTTATACTATTGCTCACATTCGTGGAGGTGGTGAAATGGGGAGGCAATGGTATGAAAATGGGAAActgttaaaaaagaaaaatacctTCACAGATTTCATTGCGTGTGCGGAGTATTTAATAGACAAGAAGTACTGTTCCAAGGAAAAACTTTGTATCAATGGAAGAAGTGCAGGTGGATTGCTGATCGGTGCTGTTGTTAATATGCGGCCTGATTTGTTTAAAGCCGCTGTTGCTGGGGTTCCTTTTGTAGATGTTGTAACTACAATGCTTGATCCAACTATTCCATTAACAACTTCAGAGTGGGAG GAATGGGGTGATCCACGTAAGGAAGAATTCTATTCCTATATAAAGTCATATTCCCCTGTTGATAAT GTCAAAGCACAGAACTATCCGGACATTCTCGTTACAGCTGGTTTGAATG ATCCACGTGTTATGTACTCTGAGCCAGCCAAGTTTGTAGCCAAGTTGAGAGATATGAAGACGGATGATAATTTACACTTGCTCAAATGTGAAATGGGTGCAGGACATTTTTCAAAATCTGGAAG GGATGCTAGCCATTGTATACCCAGCATAATGTTTGTGCCGCCAAAGAAAAAGGGGAAAAAATCTTGCGTGATGGCCAAATCAGAAAGCTCTACTTACAGGCCCTTACAAACTCTGTTGCATTTGACAATTTTACCATTGCCTATCTGA
- the LOC104116607 gene encoding uncharacterized protein isoform X3, translating into MAHIFRHPSTSCSSKFLCDNFFSSSVIVGQLTKLLAGLHSRGTKQLEDRIYTEIRGRIKEDDISAPSRRGPYYYYRRNLEGKEYVQHCRCYVPTSTAPTSVYDTMPTGPDAPPEHIILDENVKVLEHTYYSIGSFKVSPNNKLVAYAEDTKGDEIYTVYVINAESGILVGKPLVGAITSYLEWAGDEALVYITMDGILRPDKAWLHKLGTNQSDDSCLYHEKDETFSLDLQASESKKYLFVASESKNTRFVFYLDTSKPENNLLVLTPRMTGIDTSASHRGDHFFIQRRSDECFNSELLACPVENISATTVLLPHRPSVKLQDIQLFTDHLAVHERENGLPRITVYRLPAVGEPLERLQGGRAVDFVDPVFSADPLESEFESSVLRFSYSSMRTPLSVYDYDMDTGVSVLKKIETVLGGFDASNYVTERQWATASDGIQIPISIIYRKDLVKLDGSDPLLLYGYGSYEICIDPTFKASRLSLLDRGFIYTIAHIRGGGEMGRQWYENGKLLKKKNTFTDFIACAEYLIDKKYCSKEKLCINGRSAGGLLIGAVVNMRPDLFKAAVAGVPFVDVVTTMLDPTIPLTTSEWEEWGDPRKEEFYSYIKSYSPVDNVKAQNYPDILVTAGLNDPRVMYSEPAKFVAKLRDMKTDDNLHLLKCEMGAGHFSKSGRDASHCIPSIMFVPPKKKGKKSCVMAKSESSTYRPLQTLLHLTILPLPI; encoded by the exons ATGGCACACATCTTTAGGCATCCAAGTACCTCTTGTTCGTCAAAATTTCTTTGCGACAACTTCTTCTCTTCTTCGGTTATAGTTGGACAGTTGACAAAATTACTAGCAGGTCTCCATTCTAGAG GGACCAAACAATTAGAGGATCGTATTTATACTGAGATAAGAGGAAGAATTAAAGAAGATGACATATCTGCACCATCACGGAGAGGACCATACTACTACTACAGGAGGAACTTGGAGGGTAAGGAATATGTCCAACACTGTAGATGCTATGTGCCTACAAGTACAGCTCCAACATCTGTTTATGATACAATGCCAACTGGACCTGATGCTCCTCCAGAGCATATCATCTTGGATGAGAATGTCAAAGTGCTAGAGCACACATACTACAGCATTGGTAGTTTCAAA GTCAGTCCAAATAACAAGTTAGTTGCATATGCAGAGGACACCAAAGGAGATGAGATATACACTGTTTATGTTATCAATGCAGAGTCAGGAATTTTGGTTGGGAAACCTCTGGTTGGTGCCATTACATCATATCTTGAATGGGCAGGTGATGAAGCCTTAGTTTACATCACAATGGATGGGATCCTTCGACCAGACAAG GCCTGGTTGCATAAATTGGGAACTAACCAGTCAGATGACTCTTGCCTTTATCATGAAAAGGACGAGACATTTTCTTTGGATCTTCAGGCATCCGAGAGCAAGAAATATTTATTTGTTGCATCCGAGAGTAAAAATACAAGATTTGTCTTTTATCTAGACACTTCAAAACCTGAAAATAATTTGTTGGTATTAACACCACGTATGACTGGCATTGACACATCAGCTAGTCATCGTGGAGACCATTTCTTCATCCAGAGGAGAAGTGATGAATGTTTTAATTCAGAATTACTTGCATGCCCTGTGGAAAATATATCTGCTACCACTGTTCTCCTTCCTCACCGTCCAAG TGTCAAGCTCCAGGACATACAACTTTTTACGGACCATCTTGCTGTTCATGAACGTGAAAATGGTCTACCTAGAATAACTGTATATCGCCTTCCTGCTGTTGGAGAGCCACTAGAAAGACTTCAAGGTGGTCGTGCTGTTGATTTTGTTGATCCTGTTTTCTCTGCGGATCCATTAGAATCAGAATTCGAATCCAGCGTACTCAGGTTTTCTTATAGCTCAATGAGAACCCCGCTTTCTGTATATGACTATGATATGGACACAGGGGTTTCGGTGCTGAAGAAGATTGAGACG GTACTGGGAGGCTTTGATGCATCAAATTATGTAACTGAGAGGCAATGGGCTACTGCTTCAGATGGCATACAGATACCTATATCAATAATCTATCGAAAAGATCTTGTAAAGCTTGATGGCTCAGATCCATTGCTTCTTTATGGTTATGGATCCTACGAG ATATGTATTGATCCCACTTTCAAGGCGTCACGGTTGTCTTTGTTAGACAGGGGTTTCATTTATACTATTGCTCACATTCGTGGAGGTGGTGAAATGGGGAGGCAATGGTATGAAAATGGGAAActgttaaaaaagaaaaatacctTCACAGATTTCATTGCGTGTGCGGAGTATTTAATAGACAAGAAGTACTGTTCCAAGGAAAAACTTTGTATCAATGGAAGAAGTGCAGGTGGATTGCTGATCGGTGCTGTTGTTAATATGCGGCCTGATTTGTTTAAAGCCGCTGTTGCTGGGGTTCCTTTTGTAGATGTTGTAACTACAATGCTTGATCCAACTATTCCATTAACAACTTCAGAGTGGGAG GAATGGGGTGATCCACGTAAGGAAGAATTCTATTCCTATATAAAGTCATATTCCCCTGTTGATAAT GTCAAAGCACAGAACTATCCGGACATTCTCGTTACAGCTGGTTTGAATG ATCCACGTGTTATGTACTCTGAGCCAGCCAAGTTTGTAGCCAAGTTGAGAGATATGAAGACGGATGATAATTTACACTTGCTCAAATGTGAAATGGGTGCAGGACATTTTTCAAAATCTGGAAG GGATGCTAGCCATTGTATACCCAGCATAATGTTTGTGCCGCCAAAGAAAAAGGGGAAAAAATCTTGCGTGATGGCCAAATCAGAAAGCTCTACTTACAGGCCCTTACAAACTCTGTTGCATTTGACAATTTTACCATTGCCTATCTGA